A stretch of Triticum aestivum cultivar Chinese Spring chromosome 1D, IWGSC CS RefSeq v2.1, whole genome shotgun sequence DNA encodes these proteins:
- the LOC123180289 gene encoding glutamate--cysteine ligase B, chloroplastic produces MAVASRLAVARVVQPDGGAAGGRKGRQGFAVVGLPAAGRRGRRRGGAVAASPPTEEAAKLTEPLTKEDLVAYLASGCKPKENWRIGTEHEKFGFDVETLRPITYDQISAILNGLSERFEWDKIMEENHVIGLKQGKQNISLEPGGQFELSGAPLETLHQTCAEVNSHLYQVKAVGEELGVGFLGMGFQPKWALTDIPIMPKGRYEIMRNYMPKVGTLGLDMMFRTCTVQVNLDFSSEQDMIRKFRASLALQPIATAIFANSPFKEGKPNGFLSLRSHIWTDTDNNRSGMLPFVFDDTFGFEQYVDYALDVPMYFVYRNKTYIDCTGMSFRDFMAGKLPQVPGELPTLNDWENHLTTIFPEVRLKRYMEMRGADGGPWRRLCALPAFWVGLLYDDESLQSIIDMTSDWTKEEREMLRRKVPVTGLKTPFRDGYVRDLAEDVLQLAKNGLERRGYKEVGFLREVDEVVRTGVTPAEKLLNLYETKWQRSVDPVFEELLY; encoded by the exons ATGGCGGTCGCGTCGCGCCTGGCGGTGGCGCGGGTGGTCCAGccggacggcggcgcggcgggcgggaGGAAGGGGCGTCAGGGGTTCGCGGTGGTCGGGCTCCCCGCGgccgggaggagggggaggcggcgcggcggggccGTGGCGGCCAGCCCCCCCACTGAGGAGGCGGCCAAGTTGACGGAGCCGCTCACCAAGGAGGACCTCGTCGCCTACCTCGCGTCCGGCTGCAAGCCCAAGGAGAACTGGAG AATTGGCACAGAGCATGAAAAGTTTGGTTTTGATGTCGAAACATTGCGCCCTATAACGTATGATCAGATCAGTGCTATACTCAATGGGCTGTCTGAGAGATTTGAATGGGACAAGATAATGGAAGAAAACCATGTTATTGGTCTCAAGCAG GGAAAGCAAAACATTTCACTAGAACCTGGTGGCCAGTTTGAACTTAGTGGCGCTCCCCTCGAAACATTACATCAAACTTGTGCGGAGGTCAATTCACATCTTTATCAG GTCAAAGCAGTTGGAGAGGAATTGGGAGTAGGATTTCTTGGAATGGGTTTTCAGCCAAAATGGGCTCTGACTGATATACCAATAATGCCCAAG GGAAGGTATGAAATCATGAGGAATTACATGCCTAAAGTTGGTACTCTTGGCCTTGATATGATGTTCCGCACGTGCACTGTACAG GTTAATCTCGATTTCAGTTCAGAGCAAGATATGATAAGAAAATTCCGTGCTAGCCTTGCATTGCAGCCT ATCGCGACAGCAATATTCGCAAATTCTCCCTTTAAAGAAGGAAAACCAAATGGGTTTCTCAGTTTAAGAAG CCATATATGGACTGATACTGATAACAACCGCTCGGGGAtgcttccttttgtttttgatgacacATTTGG ATTTGAGCAATATGTGGACTATGCATTGGACGTGCCAATGTATTTTGTATACCGGAACAAGACTTACATTGACTGTACTGGAATGTCATTTCGG GATTTCATGGCAGGAAAGCTCCCACAGGTTCCAGGGGAGTTGCCCACTTTGAACGATTGGGAGAACCATCTAACAACAATTTTTCCTGAG GTTAGGTTGAAGAGATACATGGAGATGAGAGGTGCTGATGGTGGACCTTGGAGGAGATTGTGTGCTTTGCCTGCATTTTGG GTTGGGTTGTTGTATGACGACGAATCACTACAGAGCATTATTGACATGACTTCTGACTGGAcaaaggaagaaagagagatgttGAGACGGAAG GTGCCAGTAACTGGTTTGAAGACGCCATTCCGGGATGGGTATGTAAGAGATTTAGCTGAAGATGTTCTCCAGTTAGCTAAG AATGGATTAGAAAGAAGAGGATACAAGGAGGTTGGTTTCCTGAGAGAAGTCGACGAAGTTGTTAGAACAG GAGTGACACCTGCCGAGAAGCTTCTGAATCTATACGAGACGAAGTGGCAGCGCAGCGTGGACCCTGTGTTCGAGGAGTTGTTATATTGA